The Pseudomonadota bacterium genome has a segment encoding these proteins:
- a CDS encoding NADH-quinone oxidoreductase subunit NuoF, whose product MNKLKLKIKSAKKKWEELRNNKVPLIYVGAASCGRAAGALELISEIERFLKNNNLKARIIQVGCIGPCYLEPLVDIKMPEQPRVSYSNMTPKLLTNVLKSHLVDGVPFAKAAIGHFGDNSFHNIPPFYELPMLKPQVRVVLRNCGLIDPEDIDQYLATDGYQAIVKALQMTPEDVIGVVRQAGMRGRGGAGFPTFRKWTVCRGAPGEQKYLICNADEGDPGAFMNRSLIESDPHAVLEGMLIAGYAIGASKGIVYIRAEYPLAIERLKTAIKQMKENNLLGSNILGSKFGFDIKIKEGAGAFVCGEETALIASIEGKRGMPRSRPPFPAIAGLFGCPTIINNVETMGTLPNVLRNGAEWYNRFGKEGNRGTKTFSLVGKVRRPGLIEVQLGTTLREIIFDIGGGVQKTFKAIQTGGPSGGCLSEEFLDLPVDYESLASAGSIMGSGGLIIMDDDTCIVDVAKYFLDFTQKESCGKCVPCRVGTRHMVEILERITHGEGMPEDLMTLRTLGDTIKKGALCGLGQTAPNPVLTTLRYFRNEYLEHIKDGRCRAVVCKDLIEYRVIKEKCTGCQSCVRACPTGAISGPRSEPHNLDATKCIKCRSCYEVCRFEAIAGDAIVIRTAEKKS is encoded by the coding sequence ATGAATAAATTAAAATTGAAAATTAAATCGGCAAAAAAGAAATGGGAAGAATTGCGGAACAATAAAGTACCGCTTATATACGTTGGCGCCGCATCATGTGGAAGGGCTGCCGGGGCTCTTGAACTGATCTCGGAAATTGAGAGGTTCCTAAAGAATAACAATTTGAAGGCAAGGATAATACAGGTTGGATGCATAGGCCCCTGTTATCTTGAGCCCCTTGTTGATATCAAGATGCCGGAACAGCCTCGGGTGAGCTACTCAAATATGACCCCCAAGCTGCTTACCAACGTATTAAAATCGCATCTTGTTGATGGAGTGCCCTTTGCTAAAGCTGCAATAGGTCATTTTGGAGACAATAGCTTCCACAATATACCTCCTTTCTATGAACTGCCCATGTTAAAACCGCAGGTAAGGGTAGTTCTCAGAAATTGCGGACTCATTGATCCTGAAGATATTGACCAGTACCTTGCAACTGACGGATATCAGGCCATTGTGAAAGCCCTCCAGATGACGCCGGAGGATGTCATAGGCGTTGTACGGCAGGCAGGTATGCGCGGCAGAGGAGGGGCAGGTTTCCCGACTTTCAGGAAATGGACTGTCTGCAGGGGTGCGCCAGGTGAGCAAAAATATCTGATTTGTAATGCAGACGAGGGAGATCCCGGTGCTTTCATGAACAGATCGCTCATTGAGTCAGACCCCCATGCGGTGCTCGAAGGAATGCTCATTGCAGGATATGCCATAGGTGCGAGCAAGGGCATTGTCTACATAAGGGCTGAATATCCCCTTGCGATCGAGCGTTTGAAAACCGCCATAAAACAGATGAAAGAAAATAATTTGCTGGGCAGTAATATACTCGGCTCTAAATTCGGTTTTGATATTAAGATCAAGGAAGGTGCAGGAGCCTTTGTGTGCGGCGAAGAAACGGCATTAATTGCATCCATTGAAGGCAAACGTGGAATGCCGCGTTCACGCCCGCCATTTCCTGCCATAGCAGGACTTTTCGGATGCCCGACCATAATTAATAATGTTGAAACCATGGGAACACTCCCGAATGTCCTCCGAAACGGAGCAGAATGGTATAACAGGTTCGGCAAGGAAGGGAATAGGGGAACCAAGACGTTTTCTCTTGTGGGCAAGGTACGCAGGCCCGGCCTTATCGAGGTGCAGCTCGGCACAACGCTCAGGGAGATCATCTTCGACATAGGCGGTGGGGTGCAAAAAACCTTCAAGGCAATCCAGACAGGCGGGCCGTCCGGAGGATGTCTTTCGGAAGAATTTCTCGACCTTCCTGTAGATTATGAATCGCTGGCTTCTGCCGGCTCCATCATGGGTTCAGGTGGCCTTATTATCATGGATGATGATACTTGTATCGTTGATGTGGCAAAATATTTCCTTGATTTTACCCAGAAAGAGTCCTGCGGCAAATGTGTCCCTTGCCGTGTGGGAACCCGCCATATGGTTGAGATACTGGAGCGCATAACGCATGGTGAAGGCATGCCGGAAGATCTGATGACGCTTCGGACGCTGGGTGATACGATAAAGAAAGGTGCTCTTTGCGGTTTGGGTCAGACTGCCCCGAACCCTGTCCTTACAACGCTTCGTTACTTTAGAAATGAGTATCTTGAGCACATAAAGGATGGACGTTGCAGGGCAGTTGTCTGTAAAGATCTCATTGAATACAGGGTTATCAAGGAAAAATGCACTGGTTGCCAGTCCTGTGTAAGAGCTTGCCCAACAGGGGCAATATCAGGACCAAGGTCTGAGCCTCATAACCTCGATGCAACGAAATGTATTAAGTGCCGTTCATGCTACGAAGTATGCAGATTTGAGGCAATCGCCGGTGATGCAATCGTTATCAGGACTGCGGAGAAAAAATCATGA